Genomic window (Drosophila willistoni isolate 14030-0811.24 chromosome 2L unlocalized genomic scaffold, UCI_dwil_1.1 Seg196, whole genome shotgun sequence):
tacatatgtatcagCGTTAACTACATCGTTCAATCACTTTAACTTCAATCACTTACTGTCTCAATTCAAAAGCATCTTAAATCTAATCAAAAAAACAGCATATATCATTGTTTTATAGACGTTTAGGAATTGAATTATTAAAAGCAACAAACGTCCTTGGTATTAGTAATGGAAATACTTTAgaactacaaatcaaaatttcaCAATAGTTTcattataaatgaaattaaaaacacTTTTTCCAAATTTTCAGATGTCCTATATCATAATGGTGATTCTAGGAcatgaattttaaatattaataattgcattagaatatttcataaaaacgttgttagattatataaatttttaaaaattatttttcagtGTTTTTATTTAGAACAATGGTTTTTTCAATGATTATAATCACAATTATTTATGGGTTCTTAAGAACTGAgtcttaaagtttttattatcctgatttttttaaattataatattaagtatttatatatttaaaaatttcacttaaattccacataaaaaaatatatttatttcttatcctttgaaagtaaaaaattagttttctGAGATTCTTTCACTTGAATTCTCGTTTAATGAAAGTGCACTTGTTGAccaattttccattttattattaatttaaaatattttgtaactTAACGCAAAATTACCACAtgtttgaattttgtaatttaaatttataaatttattttcggaaaataaaaagaaaattcaaacgATTGCCAACTTGCCAATATTTAAGAATTTCAATAGAGCTTTACGAGTTGAAAAATTTCTTGACACAAATTTGCACTACTTATTGTCAGTTGCATATATTCTACTGACATTTTTTCAACACGTTCTCCTATTTATACagaaaacaacacaaaattgGTTAGAAAGTTTCCCTTGACTATATTACCCATCAAGTAAGCTGTAGTCAGTCTGTATGGATGAGACGGATGATGTCAAGCCCCGACAAGCCCAACACCGGATTGAGATAGAGTAACTCACAATAACTTTCTGACAATCCCCGAGCGCGTCAACTGCAATGTGCGACATTAAAATCCGAACTGAGCTAAGCCTCAGCTAGCCTATCttcccccaaaaaaaaatccatttttAACTCATCTACATCACCATTGAGGTAGTAAAATTTTTTCTCTTGCAAAATtccaacaaaaaccaaaaaaaaaaatattgtttattaCGTGCTTATTTGCACTATGCTGTATAGTCTTACAATTGTTTGAAGTGTAAATTCGTCAATGCTTCAACGAGCATTTgaacgaaagaaagaaaaaaataaacgacTACAAAAAAGTAGATGCtatttgtataattttcaCACAACGACAGTGACACTCAAAAAATATACACCTGACGACACTGACAGGTCAAAGTCTTTTGGATAATGTGTTAGGTTACTTGAGtgtctccgtctgtctgttttttacgtttttttaATTGTCAAACTTGGAGAATTGCattaaaatttgcataaatctaTTTGCTCTCGGTCTccatgtgtgagtgtgagtgttaTGGGGAGGCCGTTAATATTAACGCCAGTTTCCTACTCATAACTTTGTACCTGCCTTTTGCCATTTGTTATCAACAATTGCAACAAAACACTATGAAACGATACTCAACACAAAAAGCACACAAAAGGCAACGAGGCCAGGaagttaaaaacaaatacCTATTAATTAGCGAGTCTTTTGCATTGCGACGACACTCTTGGCACAcgtttttctttaattaacaATTGATTTACCATTTAAATTTTAGCGCCAAAATTGTTGTTCACTGAGAGAGCGGAAACCAATGCCGGCTAATAACTAAATTTTAAGAAGGTTATTCAAATTTACCGCCCAAATCCAGTGGCGCCATCTTGACGGCTGATAAATGTAACTGTTTTGTTCATAAGGCCAGTTATAAACGGCTAAAAGAAATTTAGCTGTAAAACGGATAGATATGGCAACCTTGTGCGGCCAATGTCCGGCAACATTCTAAATGCTTGATGTTGATGGTAGTTTGGCAGCGATGGAAAAAAAGTCGATAGTATCGATGGTTTGATTGGAAATTTAAAAGGGTTATTCGGTGCAAAAACTGTTAAGCCAcgcaaataaaatacaaaatggttaattatgtttttaaatccatttaattaacaaaataacattaaaaaaaacttcatCGTGATACACTTATTGTgctataaaacaaaaaaaaactttatttagaTATTTCATAATGATAATGGCAACTAGATACTTTAAAAGTATAGAAATCTTTTACAGCTATGAGATACACTTATTGTGCTATAAAACAAATTCGTCAATAATTTCATTTAGATATTTCAAGGCAAATCAAACTAATATCAAATACTGTTGAACAGCTATATTGTTGCAAGATTCCGATATTGACTTCGAAAGTAATTTAACGTACCTAATTctaaaaatggcaaattttTGGTTTACTTCGAGATATTCAAGTAAAGTTCTTGTTCTTTTGAAGCAACATAGCTTAAATAAACAATAGATTGGTTTGAAACTTCGTTTTCTTCCGATTTTTTAATAGTTGCTAACTAATTAAAACTATTGATCAAGTTTAAAACATCGCCGTCGAAAAATTTACATTGATCTATCGCACATCATAAATTccatcgatactatcgatGGAGCCATCGATGGATTTCCCAGCTCTAGTTGATGGCCCTgccagaaacaaacaaaaatcgtAAAAACGTCTACAAAAGGCTTTAAATATGTCTTTTAACGGGACACGGGCAATGAAATTACAAAATCCACAGCGATGAATCATAGCGGAGGTAAGCAAATATAACAACAACCATAGAAAATGGGAGAAAAACAAATGCTAAATTCTTATTATgcgtgtatatatgtacatacatacatatgcactTAATGTATcgcaatgtgtgtgtgcgtcttGGTCTTCTTTTATTTACAGCAGAAGCAAGAACGACAACAAACacagcaacaactgcaacGGCCGTGCCTTAATATCGAACGCCAAGCAataccacaacaacaacacacaccatacactcGCACATCCGaaacccaaacacacacacacactgacactcACTCACCAACATAGACAAAAAATGCCGCTGCTAAGCAAATGTTTCCCATGCTTCAAGTTTAAACGGCAAGAGGTCATCCAGATCTTGGACTACAGCAACACTCCTTTAACCGACTTCCCCGAGGTGTGGCAACATGAGCGCACCCTGGAGGAATTATATTTGAGCACCACCCGGGTAAGTGGCACATTAACCGCATTTACCCTATATacgtttaatttaaataaattcatttactTACTCCTTTTTTTCGTACCAGTTGCAAACTCTGCCCCCGCAATTGTTTTATTGCCAAGGATTGCGTGTTCTGCATGTGAATAGCAACAATCTGGAGAGCATACCCCAGGCCATTGGCAGCTTAAAGCAATTGCAGCACTTGGATCTGAATAGGAATTGTAAGTGAAAcatcagcagcatcatcacAAAGAAAGATATATCTTATATAGGATAGAACTGAGGAGTGTTTCGGGGATTAAGAGCAGTATATTGTTCTACTTAGAACCCTAAATTAGAAGCGCGTGTCCAGGCCATTTGGTTAGACAACGATAATACCTGATTCATGTGTTGAACTAGACTCATTAATATCCTGGGCTAATTTCCCACATAGGGAACTCTTCCTGTTGATTGTAGTTTTCATATTTGTGACTCATGTAATTTCCTCTTATCAAAAATTATTActtatatttcaatttaaaatagaATATTTCATGCTCAATTTCTTTGTCAACCGAAAACCCATTAAtagtatttaatttcaaaattaatatataatacCAATAGAAAGTAGTATAATCATATAGgctattgttattgttaagCTATTGTTGTAGCGATTAATGCCATAATCCAGAAATAGGATAGAGTAAATAACCAACCATTAAGCCTTATGTTAATATCGATTGAGGTCACGTAACTTTTTGTTAAACCGTAGTTAATCAGAATTTAGCCAGTTAATAAGGGTAATTTACTTCAACGGAATAAGTAACAACTAGTTAATCATGAAATTAGGTGTTGCAATTAAGATATagaatatatgtttatataggACAGATCTTACATATAGGGAAAAGATAAGAAACTTCTCAGTCCAAGACTAGATTTCGATTTTCTGTGAAATTATTTCTAATAACTTTGCATTTTCCCTCCACCAAATATAGTAATTGTCAATGTACCAGATGAGATTAAATCTTGCAAACATTTGACCCACTTGGATCTTAGCTGCAATAGTCTGCAACGTCTGCCAGATGCTGTTACTTCGCTGATATCCCTTCAGGAGTTGTTGTTGAATGAAACGTATTTGGAATTTCTACCAGCGAATTTCGGTCGTTTGGTTAACTTAAGAATTCTCGAGCTAAGACTCAATAATTTAATAACATTACCCAAGTCAATGGTGCGTTTAGTGAATCTTCAAAGATTGGATATAGGAGGCAATGAGTTTACAGAGCTGGTAAGTAGAAGGAAACGAGATTCATCGATTGAAACTAATAGAATCATTTGTTTGCAGCCCGAAGTTGTGGGAGAGTTAAAGTCGTTGAAGGAACTGTGGATAGACTTCAATCAGATAAGACGTGTATCGGCAAATATTGGCAAATTGCGGGAATTGCAACATTTTGAGGCAAATGGCAATCTATTGGACTCACTGCCCAATGAACTTAGCCAATGGCGCAATGTGGAGGTACTTTCCATATGTTCAAACAATTTGGAGGCATTTCCCTTTAGTGTGGGCATGCTAAAGTCGCTGGTCACTTTCAAGTGTGAATCGAATGGTTTGAGTGAGTTACCCGACAGCATAAGCTATCTGGAGCAATTGGAGGAACTGGTGCTGAGTCATAATAAGCTAATGCGTCTGCCCAGCACCATTGGAATGCTGAAACGCTTGAGGTTTCTCTTCGCGGACGATAATCAGCTGCGTCAATTGCCCGATGAGCTGTGCAGTTGCCAGCAGCTGAGTGTACTGAGTGTGGCCAATAATCAGTTGTCGGCATTGCCACAGAATATTGGAAATCTGGGAAAGCTGCGTGTCCTTAATGTTGttaataattatataaatgcCTTGCCCGTGTCCATGCTTAGCCTGGTGCAACTTACCTCACTCTGGTTAAGCGATAATCAGAGTCAACCATTGGTGCCCTTGCAATATTTAGATGCTTCAACCAAAACCCAATTGACGTGCTTTATGCTGCCGCAAGTGACATTCAAAATGAATAGTATACAAGCCCAACAGCAGGCCCAAGAGCAATATGAATTTGTCTATGCCAATCAACAGCAGCCGCCACATGTGAGTCCCTCACGTAGGATATGCTTTGCCGAGGAGGCAACCATATTGAGCAATGTCAAACAGAATCAAAGTCAGGCCCAGCCTCAGGTGGTGGCAGTTGCTGTTGCAAGCACACCAACTGCAGCGTCCTCTGGGGCAGCGCCACAATATCCCACTTATCCCACGCCCGAACAAATGGCCGGTTCGGTGAGATTAATGCGTTCGCCCACTCCCTATCCCAAGGAACTGCGGCAAATGGCCAAATATGTTAGGCAATCTCAGGCCCAGGCCAACGAGGTGCGTGAAGCTCGTGTGGTAGTGCCAAATGGACAAATGAATCACTGTGATAATGCGGTTGCCCAGCAAATAGGTGGAATGGTGGAAGATGTGGTCGATCGGGGCAGTGCTATCTATGGTCATCAGCCACCGCAGCCGCAACCTACGCAAGAATATTATCCCTTGGTCAATTATGAGTCACACTATCAGCAGCTCTACATGGAGGCCACGCATACGCCGCTGCCCACAACACATTTGAATGGCCAACAGGAATATGAATTGCAGCCGTTGCAGCAACCAACCGCAGCGGGGCCTCCTCCACCACGTCTCGA
Coding sequences:
- the LOC6639936 gene encoding protein lap1, with protein sequence MPLLSKCFPCFKFKRQEVIQILDYSNTPLTDFPEVWQHERTLEELYLSTTRLQTLPPQLFYCQGLRVLHVNSNNLESIPQAIGSLKQLQHLDLNRNLIVNVPDEIKSCKHLTHLDLSCNSLQRLPDAVTSLISLQELLLNETYLEFLPANFGRLVNLRILELRLNNLITLPKSMVRLVNLQRLDIGGNEFTELPEVVGELKSLKELWIDFNQIRRVSANIGKLRELQHFEANGNLLDSLPNELSQWRNVEVLSICSNNLEAFPFSVGMLKSLVTFKCESNGLSELPDSISYLEQLEELVLSHNKLMRLPSTIGMLKRLRFLFADDNQLRQLPDELCSCQQLSVLSVANNQLSALPQNIGNLGKLRVLNVVNNYINALPVSMLSLVQLTSLWLSDNQSQPLVPLQYLDASTKTQLTCFMLPQVTFKMNSIQAQQQAQEQYEFVYANQQQPPHVSPSRRICFAEEATILSNVKQNQSQAQPQVVAVAVASTPTAASSGAAPQYPTYPTPEQMAGSVRLMRSPTPYPKELRQMAKYVRQSQAQANEVREARVVVPNGQMNHCDNAVAQQIGGMVEDVVDRGSAIYGHQPPQPQPTQEYYPLVNYESHYQQLYMEATHTPLPTTHLNGQQEYELQPLQQPTAAGPPPPRLEPPPYHIARVYTKKSPEDLTLYESMRQRKQQQLDALNSNFKTTAIGSQSSPDGQQLDYQNNISLTENGLDEEHSQQHLELEKSAAGDDLDMEETLSQNSMNSTATNNTSYRSGGKKSTWIFGVHKNPTVKQVTLKWEHSLGFDIAELINQVGIFVSSITPNSNAARLLSLNDKLLEIDGYDLTNANLSDAKRILLNCGSVINIMLSRK